One window of the Cryptomeria japonica chromosome 7, Sugi_1.0, whole genome shotgun sequence genome contains the following:
- the LOC131046147 gene encoding uncharacterized protein LOC131046147, whose amino-acid sequence MPSVAVYKKLMEACPDAKVILTVRDKEEWYQSVKDTLYPHFIKPNNILSASAIAVIRMTLWDGLFGEYKRFEDREYAMSVYEAHVEAVKNYVPANKLLVFNVKEGSGLLCNFLGVPQPPQDTLFPHSNDRAKFYQKHLKN is encoded by the coding sequence ATGCCATCTGTAGCAGTGTACAAGAAGTTGATGGAGGCGTGTCCTGATGCAAAGGTAATCCTTACTGTGCGTGACAAGGAAGAATGGTATCAGAGTGTAAAGGATACTCTTTATCCTCATTTCATAAAACCCAACAATATTCTATCTGCATCAGCGATAGCCGTCATCAGGATGACTCTATGGGATGGTTTATTTGGCGAATACAAGAGGTTTGAAGATAGAGAATATGCCATGAGTGTGTATGAGGCTCATGTCGAAGCTGTAAAAAATTATGTCCCTGCTAATAAATTACTTGTATTCAATGTAAAGGAAGGATCGGGTCTTCTCTGTAATTTCTTGGGTGTTCCTCAACCTCCCCAAGATACACTGTTTCCTCACTCGAATGATAGGGCAAAGTTCTACCAGAAACATTTGAAAAACtag